A DNA window from Methylocystis heyeri contains the following coding sequences:
- a CDS encoding formylmethanofuran dehydrogenase subunit A: MLTCLRGGHVVDPVNGTDAIGDVYFEDGRIIERPEGRKPDAEFDVSGHVVMAGAIDIHSHIAGGSVNTARLLLPEAHRAHKARPVETPLSTAGWSTFQTGRLYAQMGYTTVIEPAVSPHHALHAHLELSDIPIIDKGFLTVLGNEDFVLSSFRDGDSPNVVLDYIGATLEATRAIGVKCVNAGGADAFKKNVRAFSLDDVVPEYGLSSREIFQRMQRAVSQSGIRHPLHLHMNNLGLPGNVETALATIDASQGLPLHLAHVQFYAYGKEGKNGFSSAAAQFAEKINASPNVTVDVGQVMFADIVTISSDVLKQFNSLPGARPKKGFIFDGDGNGVGVVPYSYRVSDFFNAVQWAAGLELFLLTNDPMRVFFTTDHPNGAPFTTYPEVFALLMSADKRAQWLSRLPDDVVSLTNLPGIKREYTIYEIATMTRAAPRKLYGFEDRGSLGAGSVADVAIYKDDEKDRAGMFRNAAYVFKDGELVVREGAVTRYTRGKTLHVKPSYDSSINKRLDSYYDKLYGLPRGIFAVDDAALPAPEAFAEVPCRN, translated from the coding sequence GTGCTGACCTGCCTGCGTGGCGGCCATGTGGTCGATCCCGTCAATGGGACCGACGCGATTGGCGATGTCTATTTTGAAGACGGCCGCATTATAGAGCGGCCCGAAGGGCGCAAGCCCGACGCGGAGTTCGACGTATCCGGCCATGTCGTGATGGCGGGCGCGATCGACATCCACTCCCACATCGCGGGCGGCAGCGTGAACACCGCCCGCCTCCTGCTGCCCGAAGCGCATCGCGCGCACAAGGCGAGGCCGGTGGAGACCCCGCTCTCCACGGCGGGCTGGTCCACCTTCCAGACCGGACGGCTCTACGCCCAGATGGGCTACACGACGGTCATCGAGCCCGCCGTATCGCCGCATCATGCGCTGCACGCCCATCTCGAACTGTCGGACATACCGATCATCGACAAGGGCTTCCTCACCGTGCTCGGCAATGAGGATTTCGTTTTGTCCTCGTTCCGCGACGGCGACAGCCCGAATGTCGTTCTCGATTACATCGGCGCCACGCTGGAGGCGACGCGCGCGATCGGCGTCAAATGCGTCAACGCCGGCGGCGCCGACGCCTTCAAGAAAAACGTGCGCGCTTTCTCCCTCGACGACGTCGTGCCGGAATATGGCTTGAGCTCGCGCGAGATCTTCCAGCGCATGCAGCGCGCGGTAAGCCAGAGCGGCATCCGCCACCCCCTGCATCTGCACATGAACAATCTCGGCCTGCCCGGCAATGTCGAGACGGCTCTCGCCACCATCGACGCCTCACAGGGACTGCCGCTGCATCTCGCCCATGTGCAGTTCTACGCCTATGGCAAGGAAGGCAAGAACGGCTTTTCCTCGGCGGCGGCGCAATTCGCCGAGAAGATCAACGCCAGCCCGAACGTCACCGTCGATGTCGGACAGGTGATGTTCGCGGATATCGTGACGATTTCCTCGGACGTTCTGAAGCAGTTCAACAGCCTGCCGGGCGCGCGGCCAAAGAAGGGCTTTATTTTCGACGGCGACGGCAACGGCGTCGGCGTGGTGCCCTATTCCTATCGCGTTTCGGATTTCTTCAACGCGGTGCAATGGGCGGCGGGACTGGAGCTGTTCCTGCTCACCAACGATCCTATGCGGGTGTTCTTCACCACCGACCACCCCAATGGCGCGCCCTTCACCACCTACCCCGAGGTCTTCGCGCTGCTGATGAGCGCCGACAAGCGCGCGCAATGGTTGTCGCGCCTGCCCGACGACGTGGTCTCGCTGACCAATCTGCCCGGAATCAAGCGCGAATACACCATCTACGAGATTGCGACGATGACCCGCGCGGCTCCGCGCAAGCTCTACGGCTTCGAGGATCGCGGCTCTCTCGGAGCGGGCTCGGTCGCCGACGTCGCCATCTACAAGGACGACGAAAAAGACCGCGCCGGCATGTTCCGCAACGCGGCCTATGTCTTCAAGGACGGCGAGCTCGTCGTCAGGGAAGGCGCCGTCACGCGCTACACGCGCGGCAAGACGCTGCATGTCAAGCCGAGCTACGACAGTTCCATCAACAAGCGTCTGGACAGCTATTACGACAAGCTTTACGGCCTGCCGCGCGGAATATTCGCGGTCGACGACGCCGCTCTTCCGGCGCCAGAGGCTTTCGCGGAGGTCCCATGCCGCAATTAG
- a CDS encoding formylmethanofuran dehydrogenase: MSNATLDGAPIALEDAYQRAAQILGSAKFPVVAGLGTDAAGARAAILLAERLRGAYDHLACDDVFADLDVTRSFGMFVTTPNEARVRCDVVLLVGPGLPERWPALFERLALDQPAYFNNGAPRKVLWLGPKRNEAKVEGVEIETLAATPQTLPGLLGALRARVGGRPISLEGAAAKKIDALAATLKAARFGGVVWSAAAIDGLAVEALQGLVTELNATTRFTGVPIGARSGASGVVQVSGWMTGFPPRTGFGRGYPEHDPWRFDARRLVDSGEADAALWISAYDGEAPAWTRDDVPMITLAPRGASVSLGLYIEVGRPGETHDAVELAQETSSFVLRRAKAPSDTPSVAEAIVEISARFSEEVPC; this comes from the coding sequence ATGAGCAACGCAACGCTCGACGGCGCGCCCATCGCGCTCGAAGACGCCTATCAACGCGCGGCGCAGATTCTCGGCTCCGCGAAATTCCCGGTCGTCGCGGGGCTCGGCACGGATGCGGCGGGCGCTCGCGCCGCGATTCTCCTGGCCGAGCGGCTGCGCGGCGCCTATGACCATCTGGCGTGCGACGACGTTTTCGCCGACCTCGACGTGACCAGATCCTTCGGTATGTTCGTCACCACGCCCAACGAAGCGCGCGTGCGCTGCGACGTCGTGCTGCTGGTGGGTCCGGGACTGCCGGAGCGTTGGCCCGCGCTGTTCGAGCGTCTGGCGCTCGATCAGCCGGCCTATTTCAACAACGGCGCGCCGCGCAAGGTTCTCTGGCTCGGCCCCAAGCGCAACGAAGCCAAGGTCGAGGGCGTGGAAATCGAAACGCTCGCGGCGACGCCGCAGACCCTGCCCGGCCTGCTCGGCGCCCTGCGCGCCCGCGTCGGCGGCAGGCCGATCAGCCTCGAAGGCGCTGCGGCCAAGAAGATCGACGCCCTCGCCGCGACATTGAAGGCCGCGCGCTTCGGCGGCGTGGTCTGGTCCGCGGCGGCGATCGACGGACTGGCCGTCGAGGCGCTGCAGGGCCTCGTCACCGAACTCAACGCCACGACGCGCTTCACCGGCGTGCCGATCGGCGCCCGCAGCGGCGCCTCGGGCGTGGTTCAGGTCAGCGGATGGATGACCGGCTTCCCACCCCGCACCGGGTTCGGACGCGGTTATCCCGAACATGATCCTTGGCGTTTCGACGCGCGGCGACTCGTCGACAGCGGGGAAGCCGACGCCGCCCTCTGGATTTCGGCCTATGACGGCGAAGCTCCGGCCTGGACGCGCGACGACGTGCCCATGATAACGCTGGCGCCCAGGGGCGCGAGCGTCAGCCTCGGCCTCTATATCGAGGTCGGGCGCCCGGGCGAGACCCACGACGCCGTCGAACTCGCCCAGGAGACCAGCTCATTCGTGCTGAGACGGGCCAAGGCCCCATCCGATACGCCCAGCGTCGCCGAGGCTATCGTTGAGATCAGCGCCAGATTCTCGGAGGAAGTGCCGTGCTGA
- the pqqA gene encoding pyrroloquinoline quinone precursor peptide PqqA yields the protein MAWTTPVIVEVCVGMEITSYESAEI from the coding sequence ATGGCCTGGACCACCCCCGTGATCGTCGAAGTTTGCGTCGGCATGGAAATCACTTCCTACGAGTCCGCCGAGATCTAA